One Candidatus Devosia phytovorans genomic window carries:
- a CDS encoding FAD-binding oxidoreductase → MTLAATDIISQLTSLVGADAIIGEVDRMGAYLKEPRKRFHQSASAVVLPASVEQVQAVLRWANAHGVGIIPQGGNTGLVGAQVPLRGDEVILSLARLDRIRNVDVAAGTMTAEAGVILENAHKAAEAQNTIFPLWLASQGSARIGGLLSSNAGGVNVLAYGNARELTMGVEAVLADGRLYQGLNSLKKDNTGYDLKDLLVGAEGTLGIITAATLKIFPKPEDYETALVNLASPEAALTLFQLLRERIGGRLNAFELVPAIGLDMQLRHGMLDRDPTPGPSPWYGLIEVARMAGGVPGTLQAAVEAAFSDGLIDNAVFAESLADRTRMWAFREQMSEVQSKEGASIKHDVSVPIAAVPQLIAEGSAAAGKLVPGIRAVPFGHMGDGNIHFNFSQPAGADGKAFMAEADEKVHSAIYEIVLRLGGSVSAEHGIGQLKRELLVQVKDPVALEMMRAIKSALDPKGILNPGKMLFEPDRR, encoded by the coding sequence ATGACCCTTGCTGCCACCGACATCATCTCGCAACTCACCAGCCTGGTTGGTGCCGATGCCATCATCGGCGAAGTCGATCGCATGGGCGCCTATCTCAAGGAACCGCGCAAGCGCTTCCACCAGAGTGCCAGTGCCGTGGTGCTGCCCGCATCGGTGGAACAGGTACAGGCCGTCCTGCGCTGGGCCAATGCGCATGGCGTCGGCATCATCCCGCAGGGTGGCAATACCGGGCTCGTGGGCGCGCAGGTGCCGTTGCGCGGCGACGAGGTGATCCTTAGCCTCGCCAGGCTTGATCGCATCCGCAATGTTGACGTAGCCGCTGGAACGATGACGGCAGAGGCTGGCGTGATCCTTGAAAACGCCCACAAGGCGGCCGAAGCGCAGAATACCATCTTCCCGCTCTGGCTGGCCTCGCAAGGCTCTGCCCGGATAGGGGGCCTGCTCTCCTCCAATGCCGGTGGCGTCAATGTGCTGGCCTATGGCAATGCGCGCGAACTGACCATGGGCGTCGAGGCCGTGCTGGCCGATGGCCGCCTGTATCAGGGGCTCAATTCGCTGAAGAAAGACAATACCGGTTACGATCTCAAGGACCTGCTGGTCGGTGCCGAGGGGACCCTCGGGATCATCACCGCGGCGACGCTGAAAATCTTCCCCAAGCCGGAGGACTACGAGACAGCCCTGGTCAATCTGGCCAGCCCCGAGGCCGCGCTGACCCTGTTCCAGCTGCTGCGCGAGCGGATCGGTGGTCGGCTCAATGCCTTCGAGCTGGTCCCGGCCATCGGCCTCGACATGCAGTTGCGCCATGGCATGCTCGATCGCGACCCCACCCCTGGGCCCTCCCCCTGGTATGGGCTGATCGAGGTGGCGCGCATGGCGGGCGGCGTTCCCGGCACGCTGCAGGCGGCCGTCGAAGCTGCCTTTTCCGACGGGCTCATCGACAATGCGGTGTTTGCCGAATCCCTCGCCGATCGCACGCGCATGTGGGCCTTTCGCGAGCAGATGAGCGAGGTGCAATCGAAGGAAGGCGCCTCCATCAAGCACGATGTGTCGGTGCCCATCGCCGCCGTGCCGCAGTTGATTGCCGAGGGCAGTGCCGCGGCGGGTAAACTCGTCCCGGGCATTCGCGCCGTGCCCTTCGGCCACATGGGCGATGGCAATATCCACTTCAACTTCAGCCAGCCTGCCGGCGCCGACGGCAAGGCCTTCATGGCCGAGGCCGACGAAAAAGTGCACTCGGCCATCTACGAGATCGTGCTGCGCCTTGGCGGTTCGGTCTCGGCCGAGCATGGCATTGGCCAGCTCAAGCGCGAATTGCTGGTGCAGGTGAAAGACCCGGTCGCCCTCGAGATGATGCGGGCGATCAAGTCAGCGCTCGACCCCAAGGGCATTCTCAACCCGGGAAAGATGCTCTTCGAGCCGGACCGCAGGTAA
- a CDS encoding hemerythrin domain-containing protein, with the protein MLDDIEFLDDATRPPVQQLDGLTERQRAAGHHLRQIHDHLRDNMVTLGKMIARANAGTVTREEIAAETGNLAMVANYRRFGNLCGQHCQIVNTHHTIEDHHLFPVLAMQSPGFKAIADRLTAEHVVVHELLEHLVDALNALATEPTPTRFENAKEVYHALERVLLSHLGWEEEAMGDALGYFGIM; encoded by the coding sequence ATGCTTGATGATATCGAATTCCTCGACGACGCCACGCGGCCGCCGGTGCAACAGCTCGATGGCCTGACCGAGCGCCAGCGCGCGGCCGGCCACCACTTGCGCCAGATCCATGATCACCTGCGCGACAACATGGTGACGCTGGGCAAGATGATCGCGCGGGCCAATGCCGGCACGGTGACCCGCGAGGAAATCGCGGCCGAGACCGGCAATCTGGCCATGGTCGCCAATTATCGGCGCTTCGGCAATCTCTGTGGCCAGCACTGCCAGATCGTCAACACCCACCACACGATCGAGGATCACCACCTGTTTCCGGTGCTGGCCATGCAGAGCCCCGGCTTCAAGGCCATTGCCGACCGGCTGACGGCCGAGCATGTCGTGGTACACGAGCTGCTCGAGCACCTGGTCGACGCACTCAATGCGCTGGCCACCGAGCCCACGCCAACCCGCTTCGAAAACGCCAAAGAGGTCTATCACGCCCTCGAACGCGTGCTGCTGTCCCATCTCGGCTGGGAAGAAGAGGCCATGGGCGATGCCTTGGGTTATTTCGGCATCATGTAG
- a CDS encoding SOS response-associated peptidase — MCGRYASTLPPEMMVELFKLLKSIDMVPRYNIAPTQPIVAIWEAHGRREPHFARWGLVPGWVKDPREFPLLVNARVETMAEKPAFRDALKHGRCIIPASGYYEWHTNPDKSKQPYYITMEDDRPMALAGLYASWMGPNGEEIDSVATITVAANRQLSDVHDRMPAILRGDEIDRWLDVRDVRALEAAQLALPLEDGALKFHPVSTRVNSARDDDPGLIERAEPVKPEPRPKKAAGGQMSLF; from the coding sequence ATGTGCGGACGCTACGCCTCGACGCTGCCGCCCGAAATGATGGTCGAGCTGTTCAAGCTGCTCAAGAGCATCGACATGGTGCCGCGCTACAATATTGCGCCGACCCAGCCGATCGTGGCCATCTGGGAGGCGCATGGCCGGCGCGAGCCGCATTTCGCGCGCTGGGGCCTCGTCCCCGGCTGGGTCAAGGATCCGCGCGAATTTCCGCTACTGGTCAATGCGCGGGTGGAGACAATGGCCGAAAAGCCGGCCTTCCGCGATGCACTCAAGCATGGTCGCTGCATCATCCCGGCCAGCGGCTATTACGAGTGGCACACCAATCCCGACAAATCCAAGCAGCCCTATTACATCACCATGGAAGACGACCGGCCCATGGCGCTGGCCGGGCTCTATGCCAGCTGGATGGGGCCGAATGGTGAGGAAATCGACAGCGTGGCGACGATCACCGTCGCGGCCAACCGGCAATTGTCGGACGTGCACGACCGCATGCCGGCCATCCTGCGCGGCGACGAGATCGACCGCTGGCTCGATGTTCGCGACGTGCGGGCGCTGGAGGCGGCGCAACTGGCCCTGCCGCTGGAAGATGGGGCGCTGAAGTTTCATCCGGTCTCGACCCGGGTCAACTCGGCGCGTGACGATGACCCCGGCCTGATCGAGCGGGCGGAACCCGTCAAGCCTGAGCCCAGGCCGAAAAAGGCTGCGGGCGGGCAGATGAGCCTGTTCTAG
- a CDS encoding NUDIX domain-containing protein, which yields MTEPLPNAASVAIVREGKVLLIKRAHAPYQHLWTLPGGRIEPGETIEQCAIREIQEEVALTIRNPRPVLVQSLGKDETFRLAVFATRDFSGQIRPSDEVSDHKWMDPSALIALRTTSRLDDVLARAFAVLAQS from the coding sequence GTGACCGAGCCCCTGCCCAATGCCGCCAGTGTTGCCATCGTCCGCGAGGGCAAGGTGTTGCTGATCAAGCGTGCCCATGCGCCCTATCAGCATCTGTGGACCCTGCCGGGCGGCCGCATCGAGCCGGGCGAAACCATCGAGCAATGCGCCATCCGCGAAATCCAGGAAGAGGTGGCGCTGACCATCCGCAATCCCAGGCCCGTTCTGGTGCAATCGCTGGGCAAGGACGAAACCTTCCGGCTTGCCGTCTTTGCCACGCGCGACTTCTCCGGCCAGATCCGCCCGTCCGACGAGGTCTCGGACCACAAGTGGATGGACCCGTCGGCCCTCATCGCGCTGCGTACCACCAGCCGGCTCGATGACGTGCTCGCGAGGGCCTTCGCAGTGCTGGCCCAAAGCTGA
- a CDS encoding TIGR02301 family protein, whose protein sequence is MKRFFAILTLLVLGTGPSLAIDPLYQRQMERLAEIMGSLYFLQPLCQAGTEDWRAQMAELIESDEPDEDRRQRLAGAFNVGYTAYSRFHHACTPAAREALTRLLTEAETTARDIHTRFAE, encoded by the coding sequence ATGAAGCGCTTCTTCGCCATCCTCACCCTGCTCGTGCTCGGCACCGGCCCCAGCCTTGCTATCGACCCGCTCTACCAGCGGCAGATGGAGCGGCTGGCCGAGATCATGGGCAGCCTCTATTTCCTGCAGCCGCTCTGCCAGGCGGGCACGGAAGACTGGCGCGCGCAGATGGCCGAGCTGATCGAGTCGGACGAGCCCGACGAGGATCGCCGCCAGCGCCTCGCCGGCGCCTTCAATGTCGGCTACACCGCCTATTCGCGCTTCCACCACGCCTGCACGCCCGCCGCGCGCGAAGCGCTGACCCGTCTTCTCACCGAGGCCGAAACCACCGCCCGCGACATCCATACCCGCTTCGCCGAATAG
- a CDS encoding DUF1801 domain-containing protein: MTKEVKLLSGGNPQIPKGDGNGPVQDYISAMPGWKQDLGRQLDQLIETTLPGVKKAVRWNTPFYGVGDTWFLGYHCMTKYIKVSFFDGQSLDPIPPGTSKQKNVRYLDIYESDPIDEDQFTAWVRQCAALPGEKLF; encoded by the coding sequence ATGACCAAAGAGGTAAAGCTTTTGTCCGGCGGCAATCCGCAGATTCCCAAGGGCGACGGCAATGGGCCGGTGCAGGACTATATTTCGGCCATGCCCGGCTGGAAGCAGGATCTCGGCCGCCAGCTCGACCAGCTCATCGAAACCACCCTGCCCGGTGTCAAAAAGGCCGTGCGCTGGAACACGCCCTTTTACGGTGTCGGCGACACCTGGTTCCTCGGCTATCACTGCATGACGAAATACATCAAGGTTTCGTTCTTCGACGGGCAATCGCTCGATCCGATCCCGCCCGGCACTTCCAAGCAGAAGAATGTGCGCTACCTCGACATTTACGAAAGTGACCCTATCGACGAGGACCAGTTCACCGCCTGGGTAAGGCAATGCGCAGCGCTCCCGGGTGAGAAGCTGTTCTGA
- the pcp gene encoding pyroglutamyl-peptidase I, which produces MKTILLTGFEPFAGAALNPSWEAVQRVAAQWTDPARLHVAQLPVEFGEGVERLEAMIGLLRPDIVVATGLAEGRAAITPEVIAINRIDARIPDNAGAQPVEAAVVPGGADGLFSTLPVKAMVAAMRDAGVPAALSYSAGTFVCNAAFYALMNLIQRQDRPMIGGFVHVPAMPESRPSADMPTMAVETMARGLEAALMVCLGGADAYVGSMGTIA; this is translated from the coding sequence ATGAAGACCATCCTGCTCACCGGCTTCGAGCCCTTTGCCGGCGCGGCGCTGAACCCGTCCTGGGAGGCGGTACAGCGCGTCGCGGCGCAATGGACCGACCCAGCCCGGCTGCATGTGGCGCAATTGCCGGTGGAGTTCGGCGAGGGCGTCGAGCGGCTGGAGGCCATGATCGGGCTGTTGCGGCCCGATATCGTGGTGGCAACGGGACTGGCCGAGGGCCGCGCCGCCATCACGCCCGAAGTCATCGCCATCAACAGGATCGATGCGCGCATTCCCGACAACGCGGGCGCGCAGCCGGTAGAGGCTGCGGTCGTGCCCGGTGGCGCGGACGGGTTGTTCAGCACGCTGCCCGTCAAGGCCATGGTCGCGGCCATGCGTGATGCGGGCGTGCCGGCTGCCCTGTCCTATTCTGCCGGCACATTCGTCTGCAATGCCGCCTTCTATGCCCTGATGAACCTGATCCAGAGGCAGGACCGGCCGATGATCGGCGGCTTCGTGCATGTGCCCGCCATGCCGGAAAGCCGGCCGTCTGCCGATATGCCGACCATGGCAGTCGAGACCATGGCTCGCGGGTTGGAAGCCGCGCTCATGGTGTGCCTGGGTGGTGCGGATGCCTATGTGGGGAGCATGGGGACGATCGCCTAG
- a CDS encoding dihydroorotase, whose translation MAQYDVIFKNATVVNQDGEGLADIAVKDGRTLALGTVDGSADEVVDCKGLHILPGVIDTQVHFREPGLTHKEDLESGSLGAVMGGVTGVFEMPNTNPLTTTRETFEAKIAAGTNRMHCDFAFYIGGTHENVGELAVLEKLPGCAGVKVFMGSSTGSLLVQDDAGVEAILGAISRRAAFHSEDEYMLEERKHLRVPGDPSSHPIWRSPEVAMRCTTRLVNLARKTGKRIHVLHISTKEEIVYLAGHKDVASVEVTPHHLTLDETAYTRLGTYAQMNPPVRDKEHREGIWKGVANGVADILGSDHAPHTREEKDHPYPESHSGMTGVQTLVPTMLDHVNSGKLSLQRFVDMTSHGPNRLFGIANKGRIAVGYDADLTIVDLKRRHTITNDWIKSRAGWTPYDGVTVTGWPVGTVVRGKTVMWQGELVTPNQGQPMRFLESLAQG comes from the coding sequence ATGGCGCAGTATGACGTGATTTTCAAGAACGCGACCGTGGTCAACCAAGATGGCGAAGGCCTGGCCGACATCGCGGTCAAGGACGGTCGCACCCTGGCGCTGGGCACTGTGGATGGCAGTGCTGACGAAGTGGTCGACTGCAAGGGCCTCCATATCCTGCCCGGCGTCATCGACACGCAGGTGCATTTCCGCGAGCCCGGCCTGACGCACAAGGAAGATCTCGAGAGCGGTTCGCTCGGCGCGGTGATGGGCGGGGTGACCGGCGTTTTCGAAATGCCCAATACCAATCCGCTGACCACCACCCGCGAAACCTTCGAGGCCAAGATCGCGGCGGGCACCAATCGCATGCATTGCGACTTCGCCTTCTATATCGGCGGCACGCATGAAAATGTCGGCGAACTGGCCGTGCTGGAAAAGCTGCCGGGCTGCGCGGGTGTGAAGGTCTTCATGGGCTCGTCCACTGGCTCGCTGCTGGTGCAGGACGATGCGGGGGTGGAAGCCATCCTTGGCGCCATTTCGCGTCGCGCTGCTTTCCACTCCGAAGACGAATATATGCTCGAAGAGCGCAAGCACCTGCGTGTGCCTGGCGATCCGTCGAGCCACCCCATCTGGCGTTCGCCGGAAGTGGCGATGCGGTGCACGACGCGCCTGGTCAATCTTGCCCGCAAGACCGGCAAGCGCATCCACGTGCTGCACATCTCGACCAAGGAAGAAATCGTCTACCTCGCCGGCCACAAGGACGTGGCGAGCGTCGAAGTCACGCCGCACCACCTGACGCTGGACGAGACGGCCTATACGCGCCTCGGCACCTATGCCCAGATGAACCCGCCCGTCCGCGACAAGGAGCATCGCGAGGGAATCTGGAAGGGCGTCGCCAATGGCGTGGCCGATATCCTGGGCTCCGACCACGCGCCGCATACGCGCGAAGAGAAAGATCACCCCTATCCGGAGAGCCACTCGGGCATGACGGGCGTGCAGACGCTGGTGCCGACCATGCTGGACCATGTGAACAGTGGGAAGCTGAGCCTGCAGCGCTTCGTCGACATGACCAGCCACGGTCCCAATCGTCTGTTCGGCATTGCCAACAAGGGCCGCATTGCCGTGGGCTATGACGCCGACCTGACCATTGTCGATCTCAAGCGCCGCCATACCATCACCAATGACTGGATCAAGTCGCGCGCTGGCTGGACGCCCTATGATGGCGTGACGGTAACCGGCTGGCCGGTAGGCACGGTGGTGCGCGGCAAGACGGTGATGTGGCAGGGCGAGCTGGTGACGCCGAACCAGGGTCAGCCGATGCGGTTCCTGGAGTCCCTCGCACAGGGCTGA
- a CDS encoding folate-binding protein: MTIHLRSDRAVFRFSGPDAHKLLNDVVTGHVPATERPAAWWALLSPQGKILAEGTAGWAEDALWLDVHQTVADDFFKRMKMYRLRAQVVIDDLRDTHRVGFSETALPGAISHQDQRGSVTLGQRIIAPVEATADWVDDPTPYRAARLGAGIAEQGDDFPANDTFAHDIALDILDGVDFKKGCYVGQEVVSRMKHRGTARRRPVLVTGVDAPVGSSVAANGRDAGTLGQVVHGASVAVLRLDRITDPAAVTVEGKPVTVTLPAWATYAFGEAPAEE, from the coding sequence ATGACCATCCATCTGCGTTCCGACCGCGCCGTGTTTCGCTTCTCCGGCCCGGATGCGCACAAGCTGCTCAACGACGTCGTGACGGGTCATGTGCCAGCCACGGAACGCCCTGCCGCCTGGTGGGCGCTGCTGTCGCCGCAGGGCAAGATCCTGGCCGAAGGCACCGCTGGCTGGGCCGAGGATGCGCTCTGGCTCGATGTGCACCAGACCGTGGCCGACGACTTCTTCAAGCGCATGAAAATGTACCGCCTGCGCGCCCAGGTCGTGATCGACGACCTGCGCGACACACATCGTGTCGGTTTTTCGGAAACCGCCCTGCCCGGCGCGATTAGCCATCAGGATCAGCGCGGCAGCGTTACCCTTGGCCAACGCATCATCGCGCCCGTCGAGGCCACGGCCGATTGGGTCGATGACCCTACCCCCTATCGCGCCGCGCGCCTTGGTGCCGGCATTGCGGAACAGGGCGATGACTTCCCCGCCAATGACACATTCGCCCATGACATCGCCCTCGATATCCTCGACGGCGTGGACTTCAAGAAGGGCTGCTATGTTGGCCAGGAAGTCGTCAGCCGCATGAAGCATCGCGGCACCGCCCGCCGCCGCCCGGTGCTGGTCACCGGCGTCGATGCTCCGGTTGGGTCGTCAGTCGCTGCAAACGGTCGCGACGCGGGCACTCTGGGTCAGGTCGTTCACGGCGCATCGGTCGCCGTCCTGCGCCTTGACCGCATTACCGATCCCGCGGCCGTCACGGTGGAAGGCAAGCCGGTTACCGTCACCCTGCCCGCCTGGGCAACCTATGCCTTTGGCGAGGCGCCGGCGGAAGAATAG
- a CDS encoding HD family hydrolase has product MARASARAWQRMLSGRRLDILDPSPMDVELSDIAHGLARVARWNGQTSGDYPFSVAQHSVLVLEIFRAHNPDADAAAQAQALLHDAPEYVMGDIISPFKAAMGGNYKEVENRLLSAIFLRFSLPPAMPAALTKLVKKADRESAFFEAVHLAGFDDGEARKLFGEPSFPAFDVDAFDRLIRPWPTREAHDRFVAAFEAISV; this is encoded by the coding sequence ATGGCACGTGCGAGTGCACGCGCCTGGCAACGTATGTTGTCGGGGCGCCGGCTCGATATTCTCGATCCATCACCGATGGACGTCGAGCTTTCTGACATCGCCCATGGCCTTGCCCGCGTGGCCCGCTGGAATGGCCAAACCTCTGGGGACTATCCCTTTTCCGTCGCGCAGCATTCCGTGCTCGTGCTCGAAATCTTCCGCGCCCACAATCCGGACGCCGATGCCGCGGCACAAGCGCAGGCCCTGCTGCATGACGCGCCCGAATATGTCATGGGCGACATCATCTCCCCCTTCAAGGCGGCCATGGGCGGCAATTACAAGGAGGTGGAAAATCGTTTGCTGTCAGCGATTTTCCTGCGCTTCTCCCTGCCCCCCGCCATGCCGGCGGCCCTCACCAAACTGGTCAAGAAAGCCGACCGCGAGTCGGCCTTCTTCGAGGCGGTGCACCTGGCTGGATTTGACGATGGCGAAGCGCGCAAACTGTTCGGAGAGCCGAGTTTCCCCGCCTTTGACGTCGATGCCTTCGACCGGTTGATTCGACCCTGGCCTACCCGCGAGGCACACGATCGCTTCGTCGCCGCCTTCGAGGCAATTTCCGTTTAA
- a CDS encoding cell wall hydrolase — protein sequence MPTLPAVEISTASLSYFGVDPVITGSVDHLFDTASFNGPNRAEKADRVRPQVDLVAFSNNFQEARTRIASLRGDDAIALGQSQIATVDFPATGDVEIGPRMSVASLDPSTAAALDAIAGIAPPAVSNPLPALASEQLAYARETAPVTGGFATGTPMAASDKELWCLATAIYFEARGESYRGQVAVAQVVLNRVKDHRYPSTICGVVYQNQQRRNSCQFSFACDGIPEVINDQKSWAQAEDISNRIVAGELYLTEVGDATHYHATYVRPAWAPRMNKVTQIGLHVFYKFKSGWLFG from the coding sequence TTGCCGACGCTGCCAGCGGTCGAGATCTCGACGGCAAGCCTCTCCTATTTCGGCGTCGATCCCGTGATCACCGGCTCGGTTGATCATCTGTTCGACACCGCCAGCTTCAACGGTCCCAACCGGGCAGAAAAGGCCGACCGCGTCCGCCCGCAAGTCGATCTCGTCGCCTTCTCAAACAACTTCCAGGAAGCCCGCACGCGTATTGCTTCGCTGCGCGGGGACGATGCCATCGCGCTCGGCCAGTCGCAGATTGCAACGGTCGACTTCCCGGCAACGGGCGACGTGGAAATTGGCCCGCGCATGTCGGTGGCCTCGCTCGATCCTTCGACCGCCGCCGCACTCGACGCCATTGCCGGCATTGCGCCGCCGGCGGTCAGCAATCCGCTGCCGGCCCTGGCTTCTGAACAGCTGGCCTATGCGCGTGAGACAGCACCGGTAACCGGTGGCTTTGCGACGGGAACGCCCATGGCAGCCTCCGACAAGGAACTCTGGTGCCTGGCGACGGCGATCTATTTCGAAGCGCGGGGCGAAAGCTATCGCGGACAGGTTGCAGTGGCGCAGGTCGTACTCAACCGCGTCAAGGATCACCGCTATCCCAGCACTATCTGTGGTGTCGTCTACCAGAACCAGCAGCGCCGCAATTCCTGCCAGTTCTCCTTTGCCTGCGACGGTATTCCCGAGGTCATCAATGACCAGAAATCATGGGCACAGGCCGAGGATATCTCCAACCGCATCGTGGCCGGTGAACTCTACCTGACCGAAGTGGGCGACGCGACGCATTACCACGCGACCTATGTCCGTCCGGCCTGGGCGCCGCGCATGAACAAGGTCACCCAGATCGGCCTGCACGTCTTCTACAAGTTCAAGAGCGGCTGGCTCTTCGGCTAA
- a CDS encoding PEP-utilizing enzyme: protein MFATAPAMGKANLSASQIKLLSGKARWIFRVGEAGFPTIPTIALTRAAWEALQSERVHKDVRLRTHWIACLYKLVDKNGRPPALVVRTSAATHNGGLAPAKLGIAAPANPEDSVDPNRPLAKAIKNAFESYGFGQGWTGRQDEDRGKQIVLVQAVADGEVEQFLTRNATSGAMGPAPLDGMPLPHLPESVDALVALVDAKSGRHMCVTVAINRGQVVFLSARPSQVSAAADLEAAVDRVKRKVWSAHNAVTRIDPTRMAQLLHPRLKSTEGAAPLAMGLGVSPGAASGIVVFNAEDAARMRARGKHCILVVNETGPADIEGMKAATGILTARGGMSSHAGVIARITGKPCVAGVRNLSVDAVEMVCRIGDREFRTGDRLTIDGSDGTVYLGTLPLAQPHIGGAIGTLLDWSDASRTISVRTNVETVESARTALSFGAEGIGLARSEHMFFSPERMVALRRVILSEDEEDRSRAVNGLVDYQTGDYSALFSTMQGLPVTVRLFDPPLHEFLPRSDEEIEETAASLGLAVRALRLHLERIAEINPMLGHRGVRLAITNPEMLQMQMQALMAGVRAASETQTEPVAVEVMVPFVSTASEVAWVRDRVNAIAANSGLLRSERVKFSFGTMIELPRACLRAGDIAHMVDFFSFGTNDLTQTTFGISRDDAPTFLATYQRKGVYERDPFVTIDEKGVGEMIAIAIERGRAANPDLKIGICGEHAGDPESLKFFAGLGVDYVSCSPYRVPVARLTLAQASA from the coding sequence ATGTTCGCGACCGCCCCGGCCATGGGGAAGGCGAACCTGTCGGCGAGCCAGATCAAGCTGTTGAGCGGCAAGGCGCGCTGGATTTTCCGCGTCGGCGAAGCCGGTTTCCCCACCATTCCGACGATCGCGCTGACGCGTGCCGCCTGGGAGGCTCTGCAGAGCGAGCGTGTGCACAAGGATGTGCGCCTGCGCACCCACTGGATCGCCTGTCTTTACAAGCTTGTGGACAAGAATGGCCGCCCGCCCGCGCTGGTCGTGCGCACCTCGGCGGCAACCCACAATGGCGGGCTGGCGCCGGCCAAGCTGGGCATTGCCGCGCCTGCCAATCCCGAAGACTCGGTCGACCCGAACCGCCCGCTGGCCAAGGCAATCAAGAATGCCTTCGAGAGCTATGGTTTCGGACAGGGCTGGACCGGTCGGCAAGACGAGGACCGAGGCAAGCAGATCGTTCTGGTTCAGGCCGTGGCGGACGGCGAGGTGGAGCAATTCCTGACGCGCAATGCGACATCGGGCGCCATGGGACCGGCACCGCTCGACGGCATGCCGCTGCCGCACCTGCCGGAATCGGTGGATGCGTTGGTGGCCCTGGTCGATGCCAAATCCGGCCGGCATATGTGCGTGACCGTGGCGATCAATCGCGGGCAGGTGGTGTTTCTTTCCGCCCGCCCGTCGCAGGTTTCAGCCGCTGCCGATCTCGAAGCGGCAGTCGATCGTGTCAAGCGCAAGGTCTGGTCGGCGCATAATGCGGTGACCCGCATCGACCCGACGCGCATGGCGCAATTGCTGCACCCGCGGTTGAAATCGACCGAAGGTGCAGCGCCCCTGGCCATGGGTCTTGGCGTTTCGCCGGGGGCTGCCAGTGGTATCGTGGTCTTCAATGCTGAGGACGCCGCCCGCATGCGGGCCCGCGGCAAGCATTGCATTCTGGTGGTCAACGAGACCGGCCCCGCCGATATCGAGGGCATGAAGGCGGCGACGGGCATCCTGACCGCTCGCGGCGGCATGTCGAGCCATGCCGGCGTGATCGCCCGTATTACCGGCAAGCCCTGTGTGGCGGGTGTGCGCAACCTTTCGGTCGACGCGGTCGAAATGGTCTGCCGCATCGGCGATCGCGAATTCCGCACCGGCGACCGGCTGACCATCGACGGCAGTGACGGTACGGTCTATCTCGGCACGCTGCCGCTGGCCCAGCCCCATATCGGTGGTGCCATCGGCACGCTGCTCGACTGGTCCGATGCCAGTCGCACGATCTCCGTCCGCACCAATGTCGAAACGGTGGAATCGGCAAGGACGGCGCTCAGCTTTGGCGCCGAGGGCATCGGCCTGGCGCGATCCGAGCACATGTTCTTCTCGCCAGAGCGCATGGTCGCGCTGCGCCGCGTCATCCTCAGCGAGGACGAGGAGGATCGCAGCCGCGCGGTCAATGGCCTCGTCGATTACCAGACCGGCGACTATTCCGCGCTGTTCTCAACCATGCAGGGCCTGCCGGTCACGGTGCGCCTGTTCGATCCACCGCTGCATGAGTTCCTGCCGCGCAGCGACGAGGAAATCGAAGAGACCGCAGCCTCGCTGGGTCTCGCGGTCCGCGCCCTGCGCCTGCATCTCGAACGCATTGCCGAGATCAATCCCATGCTGGGTCATCGCGGCGTGCGTCTGGCGATCACCAATCCGGAAATGCTGCAGATGCAGATGCAGGCCCTGATGGCCGGCGTGCGGGCCGCCAGCGAGACGCAGACCGAGCCGGTGGCCGTCGAAGTCATGGTGCCCTTCGTTTCGACCGCCAGCGAAGTGGCCTGGGTGCGTGACCGGGTCAATGCCATCGCCGCCAATTCGGGTCTGTTGCGCAGCGAGCGCGTAAAATTCTCCTTCGGCACCATGATCGAGCTACCGCGTGCCTGCCTGCGCGCCGGCGACATCGCCCATATGGTCGACTTTTTCTCCTTCGGCACCAATGACCTGACCCAGACCACTTTCGGCATTTCGCGCGACGATGCGCCAACCTTCCTTGCGACCTATCAGCGCAAAGGCGTCTATGAGCGTGACCCCTTCGTCACCATAGACGAAAAGGGGGTCGGCGAAATGATCGCCATTGCCATCGAACGGGGCAGGGCTGCCAATCCCGATCTCAAGATCGGTATTTGCGGCGAGCATGCAGGTGATCCGGAGTCGCTGAAGTTCTTCGCCGGGCTGGGCGTCGACTATGTCTCGTGCTCACCCTATCGTGTCCCGGTCGCAAGGCTGACGCTGGCCCAGGCTTCTGCTTAA